A single genomic interval of Candidatus Uhrbacteria bacterium harbors:
- the clpB gene encoding ATP-dependent chaperone ClpB encodes MLPNNFTHKSQEAIQQAHMLAQENGQPAIEPIHLLASLLRQDDGVVVSLFQKLEVVISALRADIDEILDSLPRQRGPRPNVLGQVYLSQEMANVFGAAAEFAKQFNDDFISTEHLLLGLLRDKNVGSFLAKYNVNEEAVMRALKDIRGSQRVDTQEPESRYQALEKYSRNLTEEARKGRLDPVIGRDTEIRRVMQVLSRRKKNNPVLIGEAGVGKTAIMEGLAQRIVDSDVPELLKNKEVVSLDLGALVAGTKYRGEFEDRLKAVLKEIHQSGDRFILFIDELHTVVGAGTSEGGTLDASNMLKPALARGELRAVGATTLKEYQKYIEKDPALERRFQPVFVDEPDAEDTIAILRGIKEKYEVHHGVRITDPALVSAVELSVRYISDRQLPDKAVDLIDEAAASLRMQIDSMPEELDSMKRDLMRLEIEAKALESEKDKVSTARRKEIERLLGDLREKVMGLEARWQNEKEKITDIHRIKEDTEKLKLKAEIAERQQNLEEVARIRYSEIPAKEKDLQKAGRALRELQKDRGILKEEVTEEDIAVVVSRWTNIPVAKMLESERAKLVRMEEEIKKRVVGQDDAIVAVSNALRRSRAGVAEENRPIGSFIFMGPTGVGKTELARALAEFMFNDEDALIRLDMSEYMEKHATSKMLGSPPGYVGYEEGGQLTEIIRRRPYAVVLFDEIEKAHPDTFNVLLQILDDGRLTDAKGRKVNFKNTIVIMTSNIGSDLILSSGARGAIGFTASEGAAGERQEIHTRLQEMLRDHFRPEFLNRIDDTIVFDPLQQADLSHIVELQLARVAKRLHEHHDLTLDVSDSAKKVLTQHGFDPKYGARPLKRAIQTYLLNPLAKEILAGDIKDGSKVRVSAKNGTLLFT; translated from the coding sequence ATGCTCCCAAACAATTTTACCCACAAGTCGCAAGAAGCTATTCAGCAAGCGCATATGCTGGCACAGGAAAATGGTCAGCCAGCCATAGAGCCGATTCACCTTTTGGCCTCCCTCCTCCGTCAGGACGATGGTGTGGTCGTCTCTCTTTTCCAAAAATTGGAGGTGGTGATCTCTGCCCTGCGTGCCGATATTGATGAGATTCTCGATTCCCTTCCCCGCCAACGTGGTCCGCGGCCCAATGTGCTGGGGCAGGTGTATCTTTCCCAGGAAATGGCCAATGTCTTTGGCGCAGCGGCAGAGTTTGCAAAACAATTCAATGATGACTTCATTTCTACCGAGCACCTGTTGCTTGGGCTGCTGCGTGACAAAAACGTGGGAAGTTTTCTTGCAAAGTATAACGTGAATGAAGAGGCCGTGATGCGCGCGCTCAAAGATATTCGCGGGTCGCAGCGCGTGGATACACAAGAGCCTGAATCTCGTTACCAAGCGCTTGAAAAGTATTCGCGTAACTTAACGGAAGAAGCGCGTAAAGGGCGTTTGGATCCTGTGATTGGGCGCGATACAGAAATTCGCCGCGTCATGCAAGTACTTTCGCGCCGCAAGAAGAACAACCCTGTGTTAATCGGCGAGGCGGGCGTGGGAAAGACCGCCATCATGGAAGGACTTGCCCAGCGTATTGTGGACAGTGACGTCCCAGAGCTTCTCAAAAACAAAGAGGTCGTCTCGCTTGATCTCGGCGCTCTTGTGGCGGGGACAAAGTATCGTGGAGAGTTCGAGGACCGGCTCAAAGCTGTTCTTAAGGAGATTCACCAATCAGGTGACCGTTTCATTTTATTTATTGATGAATTGCACACCGTTGTGGGTGCGGGAACGTCGGAAGGCGGCACGCTGGACGCCTCCAATATGCTGAAACCTGCGCTGGCGCGCGGGGAGCTTCGTGCGGTGGGGGCAACAACGCTCAAGGAGTATCAAAAATATATCGAGAAGGATCCGGCGCTTGAACGGCGATTCCAGCCGGTGTTTGTCGACGAACCGGATGCGGAAGATACGATTGCAATTCTGCGTGGTATCAAAGAAAAGTACGAGGTGCACCACGGAGTGCGCATTACGGACCCTGCGCTGGTGTCGGCGGTAGAGTTGTCGGTGCGCTACATTTCTGATCGCCAACTGCCGGATAAAGCGGTGGATTTGATTGATGAAGCCGCCGCGAGTTTGCGCATGCAGATTGATTCGATGCCAGAAGAGCTCGATAGCATGAAGCGCGATCTTATGCGACTTGAAATTGAAGCGAAGGCTCTCGAAAGCGAGAAAGACAAGGTGTCTACCGCGCGGCGGAAAGAGATTGAACGGCTGCTTGGCGATTTGCGCGAGAAGGTCATGGGTCTTGAAGCGCGGTGGCAAAATGAGAAAGAAAAAATTACAGACATTCACCGTATTAAGGAAGACACGGAAAAACTCAAATTGAAAGCCGAAATTGCCGAGCGTCAACAGAATCTCGAAGAGGTTGCGCGCATTCGTTATTCAGAGATTCCAGCAAAGGAGAAAGATTTGCAGAAAGCCGGACGCGCGCTGCGAGAACTTCAAAAAGACCGCGGTATTCTGAAGGAGGAGGTCACCGAGGAAGATATTGCCGTCGTTGTTTCACGGTGGACGAATATTCCGGTGGCGAAAATGCTTGAATCAGAACGGGCGAAGCTTGTGCGCATGGAAGAGGAGATCAAGAAACGTGTGGTTGGACAGGATGATGCCATTGTGGCCGTCTCGAATGCCCTTCGCCGTTCACGCGCAGGCGTCGCCGAAGAAAATCGGCCGATCGGCTCCTTCATTTTTATGGGGCCGACAGGGGTGGGAAAGACGGAGTTGGCGCGGGCGCTTGCGGAATTCATGTTTAACGACGAGGACGCACTCATCCGGCTTGATATGAGCGAGTACATGGAGAAGCATGCCACAAGTAAGATGCTCGGTTCCCCGCCGGGGTATGTCGGTTACGAGGAAGGTGGACAGCTGACCGAGATTATTCGTCGCCGGCCATACGCGGTCGTGTTATTCGATGAGATAGAGAAGGCGCACCCAGATACGTTTAACGTTCTCCTGCAGATTCTCGATGACGGGCGACTTACGGATGCGAAAGGGCGTAAAGTAAATTTCAAGAATACGATTGTCATCATGACATCCAACATCGGGTCAGACCTGATCCTTTCTTCTGGCGCGCGCGGTGCTATTGGATTTACGGCGAGCGAAGGAGCGGCAGGAGAACGCCAGGAAATACATACACGCTTGCAGGAGATGCTGCGTGATCATTTCCGACCGGAGTTTTTGAATCGCATTGACGACACGATTGTCTTCGATCCTCTTCAACAGGCGGACCTCAGTCACATTGTGGAACTTCAGCTCGCTCGCGTAGCGAAGCGTTTACATGAGCACCACGACTTGACGCTCGATGTTTCCGATTCAGCGAAGAAAGTGTTGACGCAGCACGGGTTTGATCCGAAATACGGGGCGAGACCGCTCAAGCGCGCTATACAGACATACCTTCTCAACCCCCTCGCAAAAGAGATTCTTGCGGGCGACATCAAAGACGGCAGTAAGGTTCGTGTGAGTGCAAAGAACGGAACATTATTGTTTACCTAA
- a CDS encoding FAD binding domain-containing protein — MLPLPLGTRCLTPQSIPTLLAIRQEHPGSILVAGGTDVLYNAKYGLYGEAPTFVSLEEIRGFRGTTDDPRQPFISIGALTTLAEVEWWLTDRLPLLAKSAGLVGAPQHRSAGTIGGNIALDTRCDWYNKDSLWRAALGGCLKKDGNTCHVTGSQTACVAARSGDTVGPLLLYGASLEIHTHKGIRDVRLADALTSSGFFPGHLALPSETFIRNIRVPRPVRGFRGAFVKVSPRLAISFSTMTLSIGAWFQSTVCERVNIVISSVRPQPRVLELPVGREMTEEVACEIAAKVGRATKPMTNVHGDLSFQTWRATKAEVEVRRALMDLARKN; from the coding sequence ATGCTCCCGCTTCCGTTAGGCACTCGGTGTCTTACGCCCCAGTCGATCCCCACTCTCCTTGCCATACGGCAGGAGCATCCGGGATCCATCCTCGTGGCGGGCGGCACCGACGTTCTCTACAACGCAAAGTACGGCCTCTACGGGGAGGCGCCGACCTTCGTGAGTCTCGAGGAAATCCGAGGCTTCCGCGGCACCACGGACGACCCGCGTCAGCCCTTCATTTCCATTGGCGCGCTCACGACACTGGCAGAAGTGGAGTGGTGGTTAACTGACCGACTTCCTCTGCTCGCGAAGAGCGCAGGGCTGGTCGGCGCACCACAGCACAGGAGTGCCGGCACGATCGGCGGCAACATCGCTCTGGATACGCGCTGCGACTGGTACAACAAGGATTCCTTGTGGCGAGCAGCGCTTGGCGGCTGCCTCAAGAAGGACGGGAATACATGCCACGTCACGGGGAGCCAGACAGCCTGCGTTGCCGCTCGTTCGGGCGACACGGTGGGTCCGCTCCTTCTCTACGGTGCCAGCCTCGAAATCCACACACACAAGGGGATCCGTGACGTACGCCTGGCAGATGCCCTCACTTCAAGCGGCTTCTTCCCGGGCCACCTTGCTCTTCCGTCCGAAACGTTCATTCGCAACATTCGCGTGCCGCGCCCAGTCAGAGGGTTCCGTGGGGCGTTCGTGAAGGTCTCTCCACGTCTCGCCATCAGCTTCTCGACCATGACGCTCTCGATCGGAGCATGGTTCCAGAGCACTGTGTGCGAACGGGTGAATATCGTCATCTCCTCGGTGCGGCCACAGCCGCGCGTACTCGAACTGCCCGTGGGACGTGAGATGACCGAAGAGGTCGCGTGCGAGATCGCGGCAAAGGTCGGTCGGGCCACAAAGCCCATGACCAACGTCCACGGCGATCTATCCTTCCAAACGTGGCGCGCGACAAAAGCAGAGGTCGAGGTCCGCCGTGCCCTCATGGACCTGGCCCGTAAAAACTAG
- a CDS encoding molybdopterin-dependent oxidoreductase encodes MANRPLIFTLNGDQATFEDVADSRTLLELLRKAGQTGTKQGCDSGTCGTCTVLVDGKPRLSCLTLARQTEGHSVETIEGAFRDPRGHALQTAMGTCQGTQCGACTPGMVMSGLALLRRDTRPTRPAIKRALSGNLCRCTGYNPIFDAVEVAAGMREAPGDAIVKFDAQERANGSAGYTDDVHLPGMLVGKVLRSPHAHARILSVDTKDAQAMPGVFAVITGKDLLVSYGIIPWAADEHALAQHEVFYVGQAVAAVAAVDEQTALRACAAIHVSYEPLPAVLTMKDALAAGAPLVHAVDPRKGTPRADNVYKEVELPDFGDVEGAFRDAAVVVEGTFTYPGSNHAALETHAVIAVWSGEKLHVYSGTQVSHYLQVALAHVLGVAEENVRVTQLKKGGAFGGDSDISEIDLCAAKLAQVTERPIKMQYTREEVFTFHRGRHTTSIQMRLAMDAGGRVLGVESDILLDGGAFASFGPITVYYLLQLLGAPIKIGAYRARSRRIYTNKPPQGPKRGHGTPQPRFAFETLLDMAASKLGLDPILVRRRGAIAAGEEMVNGFHVPSSGILECLRVVEEASGWKDRHELPSGFGLGCAVGAYISGTAGAILGQRDDAQSNVTMTVAEDGRLYICTQANDIGQGLEMMLILLAEAETGIARKRITVTTGDTALGPVDLGAYSSRCAFMLGTAAVNAAREIRRELDRGARTPSCTGTYFTIPVKAHGHDYRGNTIGASPTYSMTAVVALVHVDNETGEVRVERVWAAHDCGKPINPSAVHGQIQGSVSMGDSEARFECMTYGTRGLLEQPNLLLHGIATALDAPEVESFIIETHDPMSPHGAKEAGEGPLLPVPPAIGNAILHATGGAVASDMPFTGARVLAAIRKKGET; translated from the coding sequence ATGGCCAACCGGCCTCTCATCTTCACGCTAAATGGAGATCAGGCGACGTTCGAAGATGTCGCGGACTCCCGTACGCTCCTCGAGCTCCTTCGCAAGGCGGGGCAGACGGGAACGAAACAGGGGTGCGATAGTGGAACGTGCGGAACGTGCACGGTCCTCGTAGACGGCAAGCCGCGGCTGTCGTGCCTCACGTTGGCTCGCCAGACCGAGGGACATTCGGTCGAGACAATCGAGGGAGCGTTCCGCGATCCGCGCGGCCACGCCCTGCAGACAGCAATGGGTACGTGTCAGGGAACGCAATGTGGCGCGTGCACGCCCGGCATGGTGATGTCGGGGTTGGCGCTTCTGCGTCGTGACACGCGCCCCACGCGCCCGGCCATCAAGCGCGCGCTTTCGGGAAACCTCTGCCGCTGCACGGGGTACAACCCCATCTTCGACGCTGTAGAGGTTGCCGCAGGAATGCGCGAGGCACCCGGTGATGCGATCGTGAAGTTCGACGCGCAGGAGAGGGCCAATGGATCGGCCGGATACACGGACGACGTCCACCTGCCCGGCATGTTGGTAGGCAAGGTTCTGCGTTCGCCTCATGCGCACGCGCGGATCCTGTCGGTGGATACGAAGGACGCACAGGCCATGCCAGGCGTCTTTGCGGTCATCACGGGCAAGGACTTGCTGGTGTCCTACGGGATCATTCCCTGGGCAGCCGACGAGCATGCGCTCGCGCAGCACGAGGTCTTCTACGTGGGCCAGGCCGTCGCGGCTGTCGCAGCCGTGGATGAACAGACGGCGCTTCGTGCATGCGCGGCCATCCATGTGAGCTACGAGCCTTTGCCCGCCGTGCTTACCATGAAGGACGCGCTTGCGGCTGGTGCCCCGCTTGTCCATGCGGTGGATCCTCGCAAGGGAACGCCAAGGGCGGACAACGTGTACAAGGAAGTCGAATTGCCGGACTTCGGTGATGTGGAGGGGGCGTTTCGAGACGCTGCTGTGGTCGTCGAGGGGACATTCACGTACCCCGGCTCCAACCACGCCGCGCTCGAGACGCACGCCGTCATCGCTGTCTGGTCGGGGGAAAAGCTGCACGTCTACTCTGGCACACAGGTGAGTCATTACCTACAGGTTGCTCTGGCGCACGTGCTGGGTGTCGCAGAGGAAAACGTCCGCGTGACCCAGCTCAAAAAGGGCGGGGCATTCGGCGGGGACTCCGACATCTCCGAAATCGACTTGTGCGCGGCCAAGCTGGCGCAGGTCACGGAGAGGCCCATAAAGATGCAGTACACGCGCGAGGAGGTCTTCACCTTCCACCGTGGACGACACACCACGAGCATTCAGATGCGTCTTGCCATGGACGCAGGTGGTCGAGTGCTGGGCGTGGAGTCAGACATCCTGCTCGACGGCGGAGCCTTCGCCTCGTTCGGTCCCATCACGGTCTACTACCTGCTTCAGCTCCTCGGTGCGCCCATCAAGATCGGCGCCTACCGCGCTCGTTCGCGGCGCATCTACACGAACAAGCCGCCGCAAGGTCCCAAGCGAGGGCACGGCACACCCCAACCGCGGTTCGCCTTCGAGACGCTTCTCGACATGGCGGCCTCCAAGCTCGGCTTGGATCCGATCCTGGTTCGCCGGCGCGGCGCCATCGCTGCTGGCGAGGAGATGGTGAACGGCTTCCACGTGCCAAGTTCTGGTATCCTCGAGTGTCTGCGTGTGGTGGAGGAAGCAAGCGGCTGGAAAGATCGCCACGAGCTTCCCTCCGGCTTTGGTCTCGGCTGTGCCGTGGGCGCCTACATCTCGGGCACGGCAGGCGCCATCTTGGGCCAGCGCGACGATGCACAGTCTAACGTCACCATGACGGTGGCGGAGGACGGACGGCTCTACATCTGCACCCAGGCAAACGACATCGGCCAAGGACTCGAGATGATGCTGATCCTCCTCGCAGAGGCAGAGACCGGCATCGCTCGCAAACGGATCACCGTCACTACCGGAGATACGGCCCTGGGTCCAGTGGACCTCGGTGCCTACTCCTCGCGGTGCGCATTCATGCTCGGCACGGCAGCGGTAAACGCCGCGCGTGAAATCCGGCGTGAACTCGACCGCGGAGCGCGCACGCCGTCATGCACAGGCACCTACTTCACCATTCCAGTGAAAGCGCATGGGCACGACTACCGCGGCAACACCATCGGCGCCTCACCCACGTATAGCATGACGGCCGTCGTGGCTCTTGTGCACGTGGACAACGAGACGGGGGAAGTGCGGGTCGAGCGCGTCTGGGCAGCACACGATTGTGGAAAGCCCATCAACCCTTCGGCCGTCCACGGACAGATCCAGGGATCCGTGTCCATGGGTGACTCCGAGGCGCGCTTCGAGTGCATGACATATGGCACGCGGGGACTCCTGGAGCAGCCCAACCTTCTTCTGCATGGCATCGCTACGGCACTCGATGCTCCAGAGGTTGAATCGTTCATCATCGAAACCCACGACCCCATGAGTCCGCATGGGGCAAAGGAAGCGGGGGAGGGGCCGCTCCTTCCCGTGCCGCCCGCCATCGGAAACGCCATCCTGCACGCCACCGGCGGCGCAGTGGCAAGCGACATGCCCTTCACGGGCGCACGTGTTCTCGCCGCCATCCGCAAGAAGGGAGAGACGTAG
- a CDS encoding PD-(D/E)XK nuclease family protein, whose product MSQYYKGVRTRNIFDPASPEPFKLSRSKLENFLNCPRCFYVDRRLGVDRPPGFPFNLNSAVDTLLKKEFDLHRAAGTPHPLMETYGIDAVPFAHDDLDAWRENFVGVQYHHEPTNFILTGAVDDVWVGRDGKLIVVDYKSTAKDGEVGLDAEWQKSYKNQMEIYQWLLRQNGFVVSDTGYFIYCNGKTDRKAFDGKLEFDVKVIPYTGNTAWVESALVNARACLDGRLPARSKECDYCLYTSALKASGEL is encoded by the coding sequence ATGTCGCAATACTACAAGGGCGTCCGGACAAGAAACATTTTCGATCCTGCCTCTCCCGAGCCGTTCAAGCTCTCGCGCTCAAAGCTCGAAAATTTTTTGAATTGCCCACGGTGTTTTTACGTGGATCGCCGGCTTGGTGTAGATCGCCCGCCCGGGTTTCCCTTTAATCTGAACTCTGCCGTAGACACTCTCCTTAAAAAAGAATTCGATCTTCATCGGGCGGCTGGCACTCCACACCCTCTCATGGAGACCTATGGCATCGATGCGGTTCCTTTTGCTCACGATGACTTGGATGCATGGCGAGAAAATTTTGTGGGCGTGCAGTATCATCACGAACCAACAAATTTTATTCTGACTGGTGCTGTAGACGACGTGTGGGTTGGACGAGATGGGAAATTGATTGTCGTAGATTATAAGTCCACGGCAAAAGATGGCGAGGTCGGACTCGATGCCGAGTGGCAGAAGAGTTACAAGAATCAAATGGAAATCTACCAATGGCTACTCCGGCAAAATGGTTTTGTGGTTTCTGATACGGGATACTTCATCTATTGCAACGGAAAGACTGACCGCAAAGCATTCGACGGAAAACTGGAATTCGACGTGAAAGTGATTCCCTATACCGGCAATACCGCTTGGGTAGAGTCAGCGTTGGTCAACGCGCGAGCATGTCTTGATGGCCGCCTGCCAGCCCGATCGAAAGAGTGTGATTATTGCCTTTATACAAGCGCCCTTAAAGCGTCCGGCGAGCTTTGA
- a CDS encoding uracil-DNA glycosylase, which translates to MRQIRDEVVALSSTLADERRQNGVLPVLGEGNHDAEIMFVGEAPGRNEAATGRPFCGAAGRILDELIESIGLKREEVYITNVVKDRPPQNRDPFPDEIALYGPLLERQIDIIRPKVLATLGRFSMDYLLRRFGLEAELASISRLHGKTFRVSAPWGNLAIVPLYHPAVAIYNIHQKTILLDDIKVLLGCLL; encoded by the coding sequence ATGCGCCAGATACGAGACGAAGTGGTGGCACTCTCGTCAACACTCGCCGATGAGCGGCGACAAAATGGCGTCCTGCCCGTCCTGGGCGAGGGAAATCATGATGCTGAGATCATGTTTGTGGGTGAGGCGCCGGGGAGGAACGAAGCGGCGACGGGACGACCGTTCTGTGGAGCCGCCGGACGTATTTTAGACGAACTCATTGAATCCATCGGCCTCAAACGCGAGGAGGTCTACATCACGAACGTCGTAAAGGATCGCCCACCGCAAAATCGCGACCCATTTCCCGACGAAATTGCCCTCTATGGCCCACTTCTCGAGCGACAAATAGACATCATCCGTCCCAAAGTTCTTGCCACTCTCGGCCGCTTTTCGATGGACTACCTCCTGCGCCGTTTTGGGCTTGAGGCCGAGCTTGCCTCCATCAGTCGCTTGCACGGAAAAACCTTTCGCGTTTCGGCACCATGGGGAAACCTTGCCATCGTTCCCCTCTACCATCCCGCCGTCGCCATCTATAATATCCATCAAAAAACGATCCTTCTTGATGATATAAAAGTTCTTCTCGGTTGTCTTCTCTAG
- a CDS encoding superoxide dismutase codes for MHDVKNYQHLIGSLPGFNADLIEEHLKLYEGYVKKYNEICATLPNVEKKGNYSYAPHSELVRRKSVAWNGAKLHELYFDALTPSGSVIPSVLEVALVKSFGSMDAWKQDLLACASATPGWVLLVNNRGEETLEHYVVFEHANNVPAGVEILLALDCWEHAFAKQYGTNKSAYLEAFLNNIHWEGVEKMI; via the coding sequence ATGCACGACGTGAAAAATTACCAGCATCTTATTGGCTCTCTTCCTGGGTTCAACGCGGATCTCATAGAGGAGCACCTGAAACTCTACGAGGGGTACGTAAAAAAGTATAACGAAATTTGCGCGACGCTTCCAAATGTTGAGAAGAAGGGAAATTATTCGTACGCGCCGCACAGCGAGCTTGTACGCAGAAAATCTGTTGCATGGAACGGCGCGAAGCTGCACGAACTCTATTTTGACGCGCTCACCCCAAGCGGATCTGTCATTCCATCGGTTCTTGAGGTCGCGCTTGTGAAAAGTTTCGGCTCGATGGATGCCTGGAAGCAGGATCTCCTGGCCTGTGCTTCTGCGACACCGGGATGGGTGCTTCTCGTCAACAATCGCGGCGAAGAGACACTCGAGCACTATGTCGTCTTTGAGCACGCCAACAACGTCCCCGCCGGCGTCGAAATCCTCCTTGCCCTCGACTGTTGGGAGCACGCCTTCGCGAAGCAATACGGCACGAACAAGTCGGCGTATCTGGAGGCGTTCCTAAATAATATTCATTGGGAGGGGGTAGAAAAGATGATATAG
- a CDS encoding cupredoxin domain-containing protein, translating into MKFPNKYSAFALAAVILIGAGCASQTQITIDSNEEEPANAIVVEDVQGEVPAAEGNEAAPPETPPTKPEPQQGQENQPTQTPPAEPEPEETRVTVLARFSGFEPSTIRVKKGSTVTLQALSIDGLHTYTLAGYNVNLTLGAGTPVTTEFVADTTGTFPFRCNFHGSMGGTLIVE; encoded by the coding sequence ATGAAATTCCCCAACAAATATAGTGCTTTTGCACTCGCGGCAGTGATCCTTATCGGTGCCGGTTGTGCCAGTCAAACGCAGATAACGATTGATTCGAACGAGGAAGAACCAGCAAATGCGATCGTTGTAGAAGATGTTCAGGGAGAAGTTCCTGCCGCAGAAGGGAACGAGGCCGCACCGCCAGAGACCCCTCCAACGAAGCCAGAACCACAACAGGGTCAGGAAAACCAACCCACACAAACTCCTCCTGCAGAACCGGAGCCAGAAGAAACTCGTGTAACGGTGTTGGCGAGGTTTTCTGGGTTCGAACCTTCCACCATTCGGGTAAAGAAGGGCTCCACAGTCACTCTGCAAGCACTGAGTATAGATGGGCTGCACACCTACACGCTCGCGGGATACAACGTGAACCTTACGCTCGGCGCGGGAACGCCTGTGACGACAGAATTTGTCGCAGACACCACTGGTACATTCCCGTTTCGTTGCAACTTCCACGGTTCGATGGGAGGAACATTGATTGTCGAGTAG
- the def gene encoding peptide deformylase, translated as MSRRTIITNPSPTLQEKSLPVDSAEISTTEFQVFLDDLLETMHGADGVGIAAPQVGVHKRVFVGLKGNEPHVFINPEITRASFRKVDSEEGCLSVPGIWGIVRRHRCVTVSYTDRFGNPARVRLEGLPAIVAQHETDHLEGILFIEKATRITTPPSAL; from the coding sequence ATGAGCCGCCGGACGATTATCACAAATCCTTCCCCCACTCTTCAGGAGAAAAGTCTTCCTGTGGATTCCGCGGAAATTTCCACGACCGAGTTTCAAGTATTTTTGGATGATCTTCTTGAAACAATGCACGGGGCCGATGGAGTCGGCATCGCCGCTCCACAGGTTGGTGTACACAAGCGTGTCTTCGTTGGCCTTAAGGGAAACGAGCCCCATGTTTTTATTAACCCCGAAATCACCCGTGCTTCTTTTCGCAAAGTTGATTCGGAGGAGGGATGCCTTTCGGTGCCAGGAATATGGGGCATCGTACGTCGCCACCGTTGTGTGACTGTTTCGTATACAGATCGTTTCGGGAACCCCGCCCGCGTTCGTCTGGAAGGACTTCCTGCCATTGTGGCGCAGCATGAGACGGATCACCTTGAGGGGATTTTGTTTATTGAAAAAGCGACGCGAATTACCACGCCGCCGTCCGCTTTGTGA
- a CDS encoding methionyl-tRNA formyltransferase, which yields MTIVFFGSPHLAVPFLNTLMIHEGFTVLAVVTQPDRASGRHKIPHPCPVAQAAAAYKVNLFQPVSLKRDKNIRKKLADLGADVFVVVAYGSMIPDELLALPPFGVINVHPSLLPRHRGPTPMPSAILAGDEVTGISIMKLDHEMDHGPILAQLEIPLTSDMDTPALEQIVTYKGPVLLADTLEAYRKGHLKPREQAHERATYCQLLTRDSGRLDWKESAEQLDRTIRAYRPWPGTWTTWKRKRLKILDAALAAGSLLKPAGTVYEEGGYVYISCHRGSILLKQLQLEGGKPLSIRDFLRGYKDFVGSRVE from the coding sequence GTGACCATTGTCTTTTTTGGTTCACCCCATCTTGCCGTCCCCTTCCTCAATACTCTCATGATTCATGAGGGGTTTACGGTTCTTGCCGTTGTCACGCAACCAGACCGTGCTTCCGGGAGACACAAAATACCTCACCCCTGCCCTGTTGCCCAAGCGGCCGCTGCCTACAAGGTGAATCTTTTCCAACCGGTCTCTCTCAAGCGCGATAAGAATATCCGAAAAAAACTTGCCGATCTTGGCGCCGATGTGTTTGTTGTTGTCGCCTACGGGAGCATGATTCCCGATGAGCTTCTCGCGCTCCCCCCCTTTGGCGTCATTAATGTGCACCCGTCCCTTCTTCCTCGACATCGCGGTCCTACCCCTATGCCTTCGGCGATCCTTGCCGGTGATGAAGTCACGGGAATCAGTATTATGAAACTCGATCACGAGATGGACCACGGACCTATCCTTGCACAGTTGGAAATTCCTCTCACGTCCGACATGGACACACCGGCTCTTGAACAGATTGTTACCTACAAGGGCCCCGTGCTCCTCGCTGATACGCTGGAGGCTTATCGAAAAGGGCACCTCAAACCGCGCGAACAAGCACACGAGCGCGCCACCTACTGTCAGCTTCTTACACGAGACTCGGGCCGGCTTGACTGGAAAGAAAGCGCGGAACAATTGGATCGGACGATCCGCGCGTACCGTCCGTGGCCGGGAACGTGGACGACATGGAAACGCAAACGACTCAAAATTCTCGACGCAGCGTTAGCGGCGGGAAGCCTGCTCAAACCAGCGGGAACCGTTTATGAAGAAGGGGGGTATGTTTATATTTCCTGTCATCGCGGTTCCATTCTTCTTAAGCAGCTCCAGCTCGAAGGGGGAAAGCCTCTTTCGATACGGGATTTTTTGCGAGGCTATAAGGATTTTGTCGGCTCTCGCGTAGAATGA